A window of Mangifera indica cultivar Alphonso chromosome 11, CATAS_Mindica_2.1, whole genome shotgun sequence contains these coding sequences:
- the LOC123229541 gene encoding probable sucrose-phosphate synthase 4: MAGNEWINGYLEAILDVGSGKRKMNDGKLKLSKFEESKQKEGQLFSPTKYFVEEVINSFDESDLHRTWVKVIATRNTRERSNRLENMCWRIWHLARKKKQIAWEDAQRLAKRRIEREQGRDDAANDLSELSEGEKEKGDANISDSSKYITRINSDLQMWNDEDKSNKNLYIVLISMHGLVRGENMELGRDSDTGGQVKYVVELARALANTKGVYRVDLLTRQIASPEVDSSYGEPIEMLSCPADGSGSCGAYIIRIPCGARDKYIAKESLWPHIPEFVDGAINHIVNMARALGEQVNGGKPTWPYVIHGHYADAGEVAAHLSSALNVPMVLTGHSLGRNKFEQLLKQGRLPKDINATYKIMRRIEAEEMGLDAAEMVVTSTRQEIEEQWGLYDGFDIKLERKLRVRRQRGVSCFGRYMPRMVVIPPGLDFSYVTTQDSLEGDADLKSLLSSDRNNKRHLPPIWSEIMRFFTNPHKPTILALSRPDPKKNVTTLLKAFGECQPLRELANMTLILGNRDDINEMSNSSSVVLTTVLKLIDKYDLYGQVAYPKHHKQSEVPEIYRLAAKTKGVFINPALVEPFGLTLIEAAAYGLPIVATKNGGPVDIVKALNNGLLVDPHDQKAIADALLKLVADKNMWSDCRKNGLKNIHRFSWTEHCRNYLSHVEHCRNRHPTTRLEIVTIPEEPMSDSLKDVEDLSLKFSIEGDFKLNGELDAATRQKKLIEAITQKASFNGNATVTHSPGRRQMLFVIASDCYDGNGNITDKFQTTIKNVMKAAGLSIGLGKVGFILVTGSSLRETMEAIKSCPLNIEDFDAIICNSGSELYYPWRDMVADIDYEARIEYKWPGENVRSMVIRLARTEDGAEDDISEYVDACSSRCSSYSIKPGAKTRRVDELRQRLRMRGFRCNLAYTRAASRLNVVPLFASRKQALRYLSIRWGIDLSKTVVFVGERGDTDYETLLTGLHKTIIVRGTVECSSEKFLHGEESYKREDSVPQDSPNITPVEGSYEAQDISAALKALEIK; encoded by the exons ATGGCTGGAAATGAGTGGATAAATGGGTACTTGGAGGCAATTTTGGATGTGGGAAgtgggaaaagaaaaatgaatgatGGGAAGTTGAAGCTGTCGAAGTTTGAAGAATCAAAGCAGAAGGAAGGGCAATTGTTTAGTCCTACAAAGTACTTTGTTGAAGAAGTGATTAATAGTTTTGATGAATCCGACCTCCACAGAACTTGGGTCAAG GTAATAGCAACAAGGAATACCCGTGAAAGGAGTAACAGGCTGGAGAATATGTGCTGGCGAATTTGGCATCTTGCTCGCAAAAAGAAACAA aTTGCTTGGGAGGATGCACAGAGGCTAGCCAAGAGACGTATCGAGCGTGAGCAAGGTCGTGACGATGCTGCCAATGATCTTTCAGAGCTCTCTGAAGGGGAGAAGGAGAAGGGAGATGCTAATATCTCAGATTCTTCCAAGTATATCACAAGAATCAATTCTGATTTGCAAATGTGGAATGATGAAGACAAGTCTAACAAGAACCTCTACATTGTGTTGATAAG TATGCATGGGTTGGTACGAGGAGAAAATATGGAACTTGGGAGAGATTCTGATACTGGTGGTCAG GTAAAATATGTTGTTGAACTCGCAAGAGCCCTGGCCAACACTAAGGGAGTTTATCGTGTGGATCTGTTGACAAGGCAAATTGCCTCACCAGAGGTAGACTCTAGTTATGGTGAACCCATTGAGATGTTGTCTTGCCCCGCCGACGGCAGTGGCAGTTGCGGAGCCTATATCATCCGTATCCCTTGTGGTGCTCGTGACAA GTACATAGCAAAAGAGTCACTTTGGCCACACATACCTGAATTTGTTGATGGTGCAATAAACCACATCGTCAACATGGCAAGGGCTCTTGGTGAACAAGTGAATGGAGGAAAACCCACATGGCCCTATGTGATTCACGGCCACTATGCTGATGCAGGGGAGGTGGCAGCTCACCTCTCCAGTGCCTTGAATGTGCCAATGGTGTTGACGGGGCACTCGTTGGGGCGGAACAAGTTCGAGCAACTTCTCAAGCAGGGGAGGCTGCCTAAGGACATAAATGCAACCTACAAGATAATGAGGAGGATAGAAGCTGAAGAGATGGGGCTGGATGCTGCTGAAATGGTGGTGACTAGCACGAGACAAGAGATCGAAGAGCAATGGGGGTTGTATGATGGGTTTGATATCAAATTGGAGAGGAAGCTTAGGGTTAGAAGACAGCGCGGTGTTAGCTGCTTTGGACGATACATGCCAAGGATGGTG GTTATACCACCAGGTCTGGATTTCAGCTATGTAACAACACAAGATTCATTGGAGGGTGATGCTGATCTTAAGTCATTGCTTAGCTCTGATAGAAATAACAAGCGCCATCTGCCTCCAATATGGTCTGAG ATCATGAGATTTTTCACAAACCCCCACAAGCCAACCATACTTGCATTGTCTCGTCCTGACCCAAAGAAAAATGTCACCACATTGCTCAAGGCATTTGGGGAGTGCCAGCCTCTGCGAGAGCTAGCTAACAtg ACATTGATACTGGGGAACAGAGATGACATCAATGAAATGTCTAATAGCAGTTCAGTTGTTCTTACCACTGTTCTAAAGCTCATCGACAAGTATGACTTGTACGGTCAGGTGGCTTATCCAAAGCATCATAAGCAATCTGAAGTTCCTGAAATTTATCGTCTGGCTGCAAAAACGAAG GGAGTTTTCATAAATCCAGCACTTGTGGAACCATTCGGTCTCACACTTATTGAG GCAGCTGCATATGGTCTTCCAATTGTTGCCACAAAGAACGGGGGACCTGTGGACATTGTGAAG GCACTTAACAATGGTCTCCTGGTTGACCCGCATGATCAGAAAGCTATAGCAGACGCCCTCCTGAAGCTGGTTGCTGACAAAAACATGTGGTCTGATTGTCGAAAAAATGGACTCAAGAATATCCACCGCTTTTCATGGACAGAACACTGCCGCAACTACCTCTCACATGTAGAGCACTGCAGGAACCGTCACCCCACCACACGACTTGAGATCGTGACAATTCCTGAAGAACCAATGAGTGATTCTCTAAAGGATGTGGAAGATCTTTCTTTAAAGTTCTCCATTGAAGGAGACTTCAAGCTCAACGGAGAGCTTGATGCGGCAACTAGACAGAAAAAACTCATTGAAGCCATCACCCAAAAGGCTTCCTTCAATGGCAATGCCACTGTCACTCACAGTCCTGGTAGAAGGCAGATGCTATTTGTAATCGCTTCTGATTGCTATGACGGCAACGGCAATATCACAGACAAGTTTCAAACAACAATCAAGAATGTGATGAAAGCAGCAGGATTGAGTATAGGCCTAGGCAAAGTAGGCTTCATATTGGTAACTGGTTCGAGTTTGCGAGAGACTATGGAAGCAATCAAAAGCTGCCCATTAAATATAGAAGATTTTGATGCAATAATTTGCAACAGTGGAAGTGAACTGTATTACCCGTGGAGAGACATGGTGGCTGATATAGACTATGAAGCCCGTATAGAATACAAATGGCCAGGTGAGAATGTGAGATCAATGGTTATTAGGCTAGCGAGGACAGAAGATGGAGCTGAGGATGACATCTCTGAGTATGTGGATGCATGCAGTTCCAGGTGCTCCTCTTACAGTATAAAACCAGGAGCCAAG ACTCGAAGAGTAGATGAACTTCGCCAAAGGTTGCGAATGAGAGGATTCCGATGCAACCTAGCCTATACACGTGCAGCATCAAGGTTAAACGTGGTACCACTATTTGCATCAAGAAAACAAGCTCTAAG GTATCTGTCAATTAGATGGGGAATTGATCTTTCGAAAACAGTAGTGTTTGTGGGCGAAAGAGGGGACACAGACTATGAAACCCTGCTGACTGGCCTCCACAAAACTATAATTGTAAGAGGCACAGTGGAGTGCAGCAGTGAGAAGTTTCTTCATGGTGAAGAGAGTTATAAAAGAGAAGATTCAGTTCCACAAGACAGTCCTAACATCACCCCAGTGGAAGGAAGTTATGAAGCCCAGGATATCTCTGCAGCTCTGAAGGCTCTTGAGATCAAGTGA
- the LOC123229542 gene encoding uncharacterized protein LOC123229542 isoform X6: MISKLKIFYVWSRVVIYLGKRKGKRRKGKILFFYKTLSQIANLEMEDVLTMSSGKCGIDNHEFMDSKQSEARETLMTNLVFAKEKLDEITQKTLKLVQENKKINNSVEQVRCRAKTSQGISCVLKCDCGEEYKVEVNL, translated from the exons ATGATTTCTAAGCTCAAAATCTTTTATGTATGGAGCCGAGTTGTCATATACTTGGGAAagagaaaagggaaaagaagaaaagggaagaTCCTTTTTTTCTACAAAACTTTATCACAAATAGCTAACTTGGAAATGGAAGATGTTCTTACGATGAGTAGTG GGAAGTGTGGCATTGATAACCATGAATTCATGGATAGTAAG CAGAGTGAAGCTAGGGAAACCCTGATGACCAATTTGGTTTTTGCTAAAGAAAAGCTCGATGAAATTACACAAAAGACATTAAAACTTGTTCAAGAGAACAAAAAG ATAAACAATTCCGTTGAGCAAGTGAGGTGCAGGGCAAAAACATCCCAG GGAATTTCGTGTGTGCTGAAATGTGATTGTGGAGAGGAATACAAGGTGGAAGTGAATCTTTAg
- the LOC123229542 gene encoding uncharacterized protein LOC123229542 isoform X7 translates to MISKLKIFYVWSRVVIYLGKRKGKRRKGKILFFYKTLSQIANLEMEDVLTMSSGKCGIDNHEFMDSKSEARETLMTNLVFAKEKLDEITQKTLKLVQENKKINNSVEQVRCRAKTSQGISCVLKCDCGEEYKVEVNL, encoded by the exons ATGATTTCTAAGCTCAAAATCTTTTATGTATGGAGCCGAGTTGTCATATACTTGGGAAagagaaaagggaaaagaagaaaagggaagaTCCTTTTTTTCTACAAAACTTTATCACAAATAGCTAACTTGGAAATGGAAGATGTTCTTACGATGAGTAGTG GGAAGTGTGGCATTGATAACCATGAATTCATGGATAGTAAG AGTGAAGCTAGGGAAACCCTGATGACCAATTTGGTTTTTGCTAAAGAAAAGCTCGATGAAATTACACAAAAGACATTAAAACTTGTTCAAGAGAACAAAAAG ATAAACAATTCCGTTGAGCAAGTGAGGTGCAGGGCAAAAACATCCCAG GGAATTTCGTGTGTGCTGAAATGTGATTGTGGAGAGGAATACAAGGTGGAAGTGAATCTTTAg